TGTCGCCCTAAACCCCGCCTTTAACCCCGGGTTACTGTCGCCCTAAACCCCGCCTTTAACCCCGGGTTACTGTCGCCCTAAACCCCGCCTTTAACCCCGGGTTACTGTCGCTCTAAACCCCGCCTTTAACCCCGGGTTACCGTCGCCCTAAACCCCGCCTTTAACCCCGGGTTACTGTCACTCTAAACCCCGCTTTTAACCCCGGGTTACTGTCGCCCTAAACCCCGCCTTTAACCCCGGGTTACTGTCAGTTTAGTCAGAAATCCCGACTGTAAAGAGTTGAGCGATCGTCCTGTACTCTGCGATCGTCGCCAGACGACTCAATGTAACTGCGACCCTTCGTTCCGCATCGATAGCGGCTCGGAGATGAGTGTTTCACTTTCGTAACGTGGTCTCTCAAAGCGTTTACCGAAAACATAGAAGTCGTTCGTGTCATTAGAGCGTGGCGTATCCAGTCACTGTTGGGAAATTAGCGATGAAACGCCACCGGTGGTGACTCCTGGGGTCAATGTATAGTTTCCGAGTTGAGGACGGAGCAGTAAACAATGACGCTACTGTACAAATAAACGCAAATCTCTCCACGCttaaaagaaattcagaatatattcatatcatttgtttctctgtgttttgcttcttttgtctttttgttttcgGAGGATTTACGTAGCGACACTTTTTCTCACTGATGAGAAATCACGAGACGAGCCGTTATTTAATCCGGTCGCACGCTGGTTTTATCCAATCATGgtgcaaatatgcaaataagaatGTTAACCCAGGGTTTAgaagtgtacagtgtgaaacgTGAGATCATAAATACGCAGGATTAATTGTTAACCCCGGGTAAAGTATGAACAATGTGAACCATGATAACCCAGGATTCTGGCTACCCGGGGTTTAGTATGACCCACTATTTCAAGTTAAAATgaaaagccattttgttaaatgttaCTCAATGTcaagtacagtactgtgcaaaagtcttggcaccctatttttttttttttttttttttacaaactttgttataggtgtttattttctgacttctacattattgattcagtacaaaaacattttagattccaaacattagttttccagcacaaaatgaaatgttacagaaaaatgtttgtatgtcagtaaagaaagcagcagattccataagagacacttttcagataaaaacataatgaaggctgctgggtttcgctgcagaaataagaagcgagtcgacagtcaaagtctccagaagaactgtggctgcttccgcaagatgctcagtaacacttccagctcatttccttataaaactgcacacactgcacctcagatactgctttatttatttacagtgaaggatcgtcacaccaaatattgactttgtttcatttattactgtttactgctctttatagtatttttttaaaatgtagaaacatttaatttcattatttttgaaggcatctttgctctacagcatttctttgcatgtgcctaagacttttgcacagaactgtatataattatatttcattttcactgttaaACAATTAGAATACCTGAGTATTGGTGTGTTTTGctggttttattatttagtttaatcTTTACCTTCCTACACCATGTAGGCAATGaaataacacttcctccaccatatCAAGTGCGCTATAGCTTCAAATTACGAATCATTTGGGATTCAACCAAATGCAGATAACTGGGAAGACAGTGATGTAACTGTTGATCAGACGTGACTGTGTCAACGTGTATCCCTGAATCCGAGTTATTCTgacacaaaatgtgttttatttgaacCAAAAACGCAGAAGTGTAATGTCAGGGAGATTTGTAGGTGTTCACACACAaggtgaatttatttatttaattgtttttgattATGATCTTATTTTACTTTTGCCTTCGTTGCACAGCGAGTGAAACGCTACGACGTTCCCCAGCAGAGCGTCTACAGCATGCAGTACCTTTCAGTTTGTGCAGTAATAAAAGAATTGTTAACCTAGCTCTGTGTGGGTTTCAGCTCAGAAGGAGTTACAGCACCTATCCAGGATGGGAAACATTTTCGCAAACCTCTTCAAAGCCTTTGGTAAAAAGGAGATGAGAATTTTGATGGTGGGACTCGACGCAGCAGGAAAAACCACCATCCTGTACAAGCTGAAGCTCGGAGAAATCGTTACTACTATTCCAACTATCGGTAAGCGCTCGTCACTGCTCGGGTGCCGTGTTTACAGTTTGGCCATGAACGAAATGTACACAGTGTTCCCGAAAAATCTTGATCAGCCAAGATGTGTCAGGTTTTGCTTTGGAGCTAAAAGCCTAACGTAGCCAACAAGAGTGTTACTCGATAGACTCTTACTGACCGAGTTTGCTTTGTTTCTGTGATTTCAGGGTTTAACGTTGAAACTGTGGAGTATAAGAACATCAGCTTCACTGTGTGGGACGTGGGCGGTCAGGACAAGATCCGACCCTTATGGCGTCACTACTTCCAAAACACACAgggtaaaaaacaaaaaaacaaaacacttctaTGGAAGGAAAAGATTAAACGTTAACTTTTAACTACTAACTAAAGCTAAACGTCATATGGGaaggtgctgtgtgtgttaaatatatgggtgagtgtaatggtgtgtgtgtgtgtgtttgtaggtctGATCTTTGTAGTGGACAGTAATGACAGAGAGCGAGTGAACGAGGCCAGAGAGGAGCTGATGAGGATGCTGGCTGAGGACGAGCTCCGAGAGGCCGTGCTGCTCGTGTTCGCCAACAAACAGGTGACCTCTCATACTGACGTGTTACAGTATAGATACGCCGAACTCTTTGTGCAGGGTGAAAGCGGTACCAAAACAAAAACGTGATTAAATATGAAAGTATAACGCTGATCAGTTCACTTGGCTACAGTCATTGCCCTTCAAGTGGCCCTTACAGTTATGTTACAGTATGTTATGGCCCTATACAGTTTGTATCCATCCTTGGTACAAGCGGGCACCATTACTGCATCCTTGGTACAAACGGGCACCATTACTGCATCCTTGGTACAAACGGGTACCATTGCTCCATCCTTGGTACAAACGGGCACCATTGCTCCATCCTTGGTACAAACGGGTACCATTGCTCCATCCTTGGTACAAACGGGCACCATTGCTCCATCCTTGGTACAAACGGGCACCAGTGCTCCATCCTTGGTACAAACGGGTACCTTTGCTCCATCCTTGGTACAAACGGGTACCATTGCTCCATTCTTGGTACAAACGGGCACCAGTGCTCCATCCTTGGTACAAACGGGCACCAGTGCTCCATCCTTGGTACAAACGGGCACCAGTGCTCCATCCTTGGTACAAACGGGCACCATTGCTCCATCCTTGGTACAAACGGGCACCAGTGCTCCATCCTTGGTACAAACGGGTACCTTTGCTCCATCCTTGGTACAAACGGGTACCATTGCTCCATCCTTGGTACAAACGGGCACCATTGCTCCATCCTTGGTACAAACGGGTACCATTACTGCATCCTTGGTACAAACGGGTACCATTACTGCATTGGTACAAACGGGTACCATTGCTCCATTCTTGGTACAAACGGGCACCATTACTGCATCCTTGGTACAAACGGGCACCATTACTCCATCCTTGGTACAAACGGGCACCAGTGCTCCATCCTTGGTACAAACGGGCACCATTACTGCATCCTTGGTACAGACCGGTATCATTGCTCCATCCTTGGTACAAACGGGCACCATTACTGCATCCTTGGTACAAACGGGCACTATTACTGCATCCTTGGTACAAACGGGCACCATTACTGCATCCTTGGTACAAACGGGCACCATTGCTCCATCCTTGGTACAAACGGGTACCATTACTGCATCCTTGGTACAAACGGGCACCATTGCTCCATCCTTGGTACAAACGGGTACCATTGCTCCATCCTTGGTACAGACCGGTACCATTGCTGCATCCTTGATAGAACCAGGTACCATCACTCTATCCTTGGTACAGACCGGTACCATTGCTGCATCCTTGATAGAACCAGGTACCATCACTCTATCCTTGGTACAAACCGGTACCATTGCTGCGTCTTTGAAACAATGAGTAACGATTCCTGTGTAATGGACAAAACCAGGTTTTGGTACCCTTGGTACTGCTTCCTTGGTACAACTAGGTACCATCGCTGCATACTTGGTATATCCAGGTACTGCGGCTGTATCTCTGGTACAACCAGGTACCATTGCTGTGTTCTTGATACAACCAGGTCCATGCAATCAGGTACTGTTGCTGCATCCTCGATACAGCAGGGTATCATAACTGCATCTTTAGGACAACTAGACACCATTCCTGCATCATTGCggtgcaaaattaaaaaactcTATCTTCATAAACTGTGTGTGCACAAGtctatttttttctacttgACAGAATACAGTTATAATGTAATGAGTCATCCACATCTTCCACCCTTTCACAATCCCCTGTCTACTCTCACATCCCGGAGCAGCTATAAACTCGTACTATGGTTTTCGGGTTGTCAGGTTTAGTAGCGTTTCATGTTATTAAAATTAACATACATgtgtggggatttttttttcaggacctGCCTAATGCTATGAATGCTGCAGAGATCACAGATAAGCTGGGCCTGCACTCTCTGCGCCACAGGAACTGGTACATCCAGGCCACGTGTGCCACGAGCGGAGACGGCCTGTACGAGGGACTCGACTGGCTCTCCAATCAGCTTAAAAACCACAAATAATCCTGAACACCTACCTTCTGTTTATCCTTCTACACTGTAGCGCTCTCATCTCCATTCAGTTTTAAAGCAGAACGTGCCGGAAGCTGCTCTCCTCTCAGACTGGTCAAAGTGTGCTGACGGAGACACACACCTCTAATACTTTTACAAATAATGAGGCAGCTTTTGGAGCGCTCTTATGCAACACTAGGCGTGTGCCGATATTAGACCGTAGTATATCGATAATTGAGAAACTTTTTAAGGTTCAAGGTagtattaaattttttttctccactttttaAACAGCTCTTGTACTGAAGAAGTAGCTGGTTAACGCTGATTCCCAAGATGCCTGCACTGATCGTGTTACATCAGCTAGCTGAATGGAACCTATAACCTTGGGATTCAAGGAAAAGCTCCTCTTAAGGTTGTAGGTTGCGTTTAGCAAGTTAACATACATTGATATGCTAGCTAGCATTGTTCTGCTATctatgaacatgaaaaaaaaaaatttacccGAAAGACCTGActtgtacattttatatatcaCGATATACTGTGattatcggcacatgcctatgcattatatatatacagtatatatataaagatatagaTCTATACACTCAGACTTTCCtgttctttttattgtttttatttaatcacagATGAACTGTAGTGGGTAAATCTTGAAAATTGTCACATCCTGTATCTCtcctttcagtttttttttttttttcgtttttgcTTTGTGTACCCTAATGGTTAAGACGTACTGTAAAAGACTTACGGACTACGTAGAGGAGGTCAAGACAgcatgcacataaacacacacgcacacgcacacgcacacgcacatatatacatacacacactacctaCAAAAATAAGGGgcaaaacaaaccacaaaaacGAATCAGCAATCTCCCGCACCGAGACCAGCATATGTTTATAGAATAACTAGCATTAGCATATCAGATTGTATCAATATCAGCAAGGTCTAGCGTTACTGGAATTGGGTTAGGCGTATATTTATATTGTGACAAACATAATCATCTAGAAATCATTCCTAGGTTGGACAGACAATTTGAAAATTGTCTGATGCCAGTTGTCCAATCTTTGCCCCAAAATTCCCCCTATCTAGGCAGGCTTCTCCCAAATCTGAGCATTCATGACATTATCATGACGTAGTGAATTACTGATTATGACTAATTTAGATCCTTGGTAGTTTATTTGGAGTGCATGATACATGAGACTTCTGCAGCATCGAGAGGAAAACTAATCACCGTCAAATCTCAGGTTAAATCACGCTTTGCCTTTACGACTCGAGAAGCTGAACAGGGCTTTGTTTCGGGCGAGATTTATTTTCTGTGGGTGTTTTGTTCATTCCagtttagtgtgtttactgtgtgaactggatcaggtgtgttacagcaggTAACACAGtaaagtgcgtgtgtgtgtgtgtttgggggttTAGATCATCGAGCCCTAGTTAGGCTGCAGAGTGTGCACTACTGAAACTACAGCAAGTAGATTCATGCTGATTTCCACCAATTTTAAAACCTCTTTTCCTTTGACATGTGGTATAATCAAgagactttttcttttctgaagaTAATCaatttttcattataaaatgtaaattaaaccccccttttttatatatatagaagtCTTACCATGTGTGTCTGTAATCATCTCATACATTAGTTTCTTATAAATTCACTCTGCTACAGCAGACATGTGTTTTGCTTACTAAAACTTACCTGGATAATGTTTGTATAGAAATTTGGCTGGCTAACCTAGCTACGAATCGTTACTGTTGTCACGCTGGATAGTAAGATGTGGATAGAACAGTGTCATCAGTGTCCTCTAGGGCTCCtccggggtgtgtgtgtgtgtgggtgtgggtgtgtgtgtgcgctagcAAAGTAAACCCTGACCGCTCAGATCATCAGCTGCTCTAATCTCTGCTAGAACTCGACATTAACAGAACTGACTCCAGGTTTTGGATGTTTAAAGGTCAACCGGTTTATCAGTTGGACCTCGCTTACTTTTTTACGCTGCCTTTCCTGCATCCTGAACAGTAGACGTCTCGTTATGACCGCCTGGCTTCATGCTCTGAAATACTGAGAATGTGACATGGTACAGCAATATTAAACACGCAACAGCGTcgtattttagatatttttgctGTGTTGGTGTTCCTCGGTGCCTTCGTGATCTTCGTCTGAACTCAGTACCCTTCTgggactgtttttgttttttgttttttttttcttttcattttgtgttaGTATAAACTGAATGAAAGTGTTCCTTTTATTTTCCTGTCTAGTTTCGTACACTCTGGTTTGCTTACGTTGGGACCAGGCATGTGCCGATATTTAATCTCACGACGTATCGGTTTACGATGTTATTACGGTATTCTGCTAGAAATGTATGAATTGCCTCTTGAATCGTCTTCTCAGAGACAATTCTGAGTTAAAATAATCGACTCCTTGCCAACTCCAGAGTGATGTACTGGATATTACGTGATACAATATGGTGCCTGCTGAATATCGTGATGTATCGTACAACCGATAATCAGCACATGCCTAGTGGGGACAAAAGTATTTCTGAATCTCATGAAATATGTCTTGTTGTGTGATTCTTTAACgtgaatgtttaattttttttaatgcaaacttGTCTTGCCTTTCATTTTGACAGAAAAGCAacgtaatgaaatgaaataaaattaaaaatgaaaatcatgcTTCTGTTGTTTCCTTTTGCTTTCAGTTTTAGTAAAGTGCATGTGCCAGGGCTGGGTGAGGTGATTAGATTGCGTAACACtcacattagtgtgtgtgtgtgtgtgtgtgtgtgtgtggtgcggaaattcaattcaattcatttttatttgtatagcgctttttacaaaggtcattgtctcaaagcagctttacacaaacaaaagtaaagtgaagtgtgtgtgtgtgccgtctctgatgagcaagcagggcgacggtggcaaggaaaaactccctgagatggtgataggaagaaaccttgagaggaaccaggctcaacagagaacccatcctcatatgggtttacactgtagtgtgcgtgtgtgtgagcacaatgtgtgttggtgtagtccatggaaaacagctgaagcgttttcgtggcagtgtgaagcattgccggtggacaggtccagagtgaaggggggggaggtctggatcaccggcagctcaggagtgtagctcggcagaaggagaaggaaagtggttaggtacactcacagtcaccgtgtggagataaaactcaacatccacgagtcccccagatctactcctttgataaaaacactagtcgctaaatgctaggttaaataaataagtcttcaacctcgacttaaacactgagaccgtgtctgcttcacgtacattaactgggaggctattccataattttggggcttggtaagagaaagctctgccccctgccgtggttttggcaacgcgtggtactgatagacagcctgcatccttagagcgaagtaggcgcggcggaacgtaaggtactaacatatcgcttaaatactgcggagcgagaccgtttaatgctttataggttaggagtaatattttaaaatcgatgcggaatcttaccgggagccagtgtaatgtagataagactggcgtgatatgctcatacttcctagtcctagtcaggaccctcgctgctgcgttctgaactatctgaagcttatttatgtgTATAGGCTTATTTAGCTTATTTAAATGAGTGAATCAGCTACAGAAAACAAGTTTCATAGCCTGAAAGAGGGTTTTCTCATATTAGCCTCTAAGTTCTTCGGGTTTCCCGGGTTTTCCTAGTGTGCTTGTCCCATAACATTATCACTTTACCAATTTTCCATTCCCCTAGCATTCCGATTTTTCCTGGTTTCCTAGTCTCCTTATAAGATACACTTTAGGAATTAATGCCTTGACATTCTACAAAGCTTCAGGAGGACTGACCAGTGCGTTCCTGTGGTGTCAGTTACAgtaacttgtgtgtgtttggctggaAAAAGCGCTCTCGTCTTCTGATCTGACATTTTTGAGGTCATGTTAGAAACGCGACGGCTTCCACGGCTAAGGACACATCTATCTCTCCTGCTGTCTGATGTGATACTAAAGCTGGATCCTGAAACACCTGAACTGTCACGGCTCCTCtcaccctccagacctgctatAGAAACCACTCATTTCCGAGTCTGAGGAGATGAAGAGATCCGATCATCTCCGAAATCTCACAACTGTCGTCTCTCGTTGTCCCAGTTATTCCAACAAAACACGAACAGGTTACTAACGCTCTGATTAGCTTCACTTGGGATGTAAACTCAGCACCTGAATGCGCAGAAAAAAGAGTCagttttatgcaaaaaaaaaaaaatctcagtttatTCATGTGGGTTTTCACAAACAATCCggtggctgtgtcccaaacacacacacacacacacacacacactaactgcTTTAGAACAACATTTAGAGGAAACATAAAGCTTCACCttaattaaaaagataaaattgaACACCTTAAATTGCATACAAAATAACaatcctcatacacacacacacattttatcttAATGAATAAACTGATGAATCTGAGGATCCGCTGTTTCACTTGGATATCAGTCGTCTGAGTCGGTGTCGTGGCGACGGCGGGGTGGGCGGTCCCTGGGAGAAGGGGAGGGGCTTCGAtgcctgacctttgacccccgATCTGAACGCCTGTCGTGAGCATCGTATCGCCTCTGACTGCCATGTGATGGACTAGAACCACGTTGGTGGTCTCTGGGGGGCTGCTTacgtctgacacacacacacacacacacacacacacagggtcagacATCTGGGGTGGGCATGAGGTAAAAACATCAAACGCTGCCTTACAGAACACTACACACTAGAAATAATATTGTGATTTGCACGCGTGCTGATCTGAATCCtgatacaaaataaatgaaatgctgaCACATGCCCAGTCCTGAAGACCTCTGACTCTCTCAGACGTGTCCGATATCACAAGCACgaagacacaacacacacacagtcaaaccAGGACCAATGCAGCTAATGGTGCCATAGTGtccagagtcagagtcagaatcagaatcagatgcAGGGTCAGATTTAAAATCAGTCAGAAACAGAGTCAGAATCAAAATAAGTCAAAAAAACAGAGTCAGATTCAGAAAGAGTCAGAAACAGAATCAGCATCAGTCAGAATTTGAATAGAATCAGAGTAAGATTTAGAATCAGACTGAATTAGAATAAAAAATCCGTCAGAATCAAAATCAGAGTCAACACAGAGTGAGAATCAAATTCAGAAAAAGAGTAGGAATCAGAGTCAAACtcagaatcagagtcagcaGCAAAGTCAGAATCAGCTTCAGACTCAATCAAAATGGAAGCAGAGTCGGAATCAGCttcagagtcagaatcagaataaAACTCAGACTG
This genomic interval from Pangasianodon hypophthalmus isolate fPanHyp1 chromosome 4, fPanHyp1.pri, whole genome shotgun sequence contains the following:
- the arf1 gene encoding ADP-ribosylation factor 1; the protein is MGNIFANLFKAFGKKEMRILMVGLDAAGKTTILYKLKLGEIVTTIPTIGFNVETVEYKNISFTVWDVGGQDKIRPLWRHYFQNTQGLIFVVDSNDRERVNEAREELMRMLAEDELREAVLLVFANKQDLPNAMNAAEITDKLGLHSLRHRNWYIQATCATSGDGLYEGLDWLSNQLKNHK